TCAAATACTCCAATCATAAAATCATTCTTCCCATTTATTTAGATGAAcaatacaaaacaaaacaataaccATTGTTTGTTACTACAAAATAAAAACTGGAAGAAAAAGCTTAAATCAAAGGCTAGCCGGAACAGAAGCCGGCACCGTATAATCGAGCACCACGACGCCGTCGAGAAACTCCCTAGCCTTATCCTTTTGATCATTCACCAGATTCGATTGTTCGCCCAACGATGCAAGGTCCTTCACCACCGCTATCGACGCGATCGAGAAGCCCTTGCTCCTCCCGGGGGAGAAATTCTCCCCAACCGTCAGCTGCTCAATCGAATCGAATTTCCCCTTCATCCCCCTCACAATCCCCAAAATCTCACCCTTCCCGACCCCCTCCTCCCTCAGCTTCATCACCGTCAGCCGCAGCGACTCCCCCGGAGGGACCGCCACCGCCCCGGCGAAGTCATCAGCCACCCAATCGACGGCCATGACGTCGTCGACGACTGGCTTGACGTAATCGGCGACGACGCTGACGTGCGCGGGGTCGTCGGTGTAGGACGCCAGATCCGATTTGGATCTGTAGCGGGAGTGGAGGAGGTGGGTGAAGGTGAGGGCGGTGGATCGGCAGCGGGCGACGGGGCCGGCGGAGATGTGGAGGACGGAATCGAGGGTTGCGAGGCCGTTGAGGCTGCGGAGCATGTCGGCGACGGCGGACGGGTCGGCGGAGGGCTTCGCTTTCAGTAGGACCACGTGCTCGATGATCTGGCTAGGGGCGGATGAAGACATTCTGACGGAGGAAGGAAAGC
This portion of the Salvia splendens isolate huo1 chromosome 10, SspV2, whole genome shotgun sequence genome encodes:
- the LOC121750350 gene encoding stress-response A/B barrel domain-containing protein UP3-like; translation: MLCVKAAVRTNALASALRSPQPLRRFPSSVRMSSSAPSQIIEHVVLLKAKPSADPSAVADMLRSLNGLATLDSVLHISAGPVARCRSTALTFTHLLHSRYRSKSDLASYTDDPAHVSVVADYVKPVVDDVMAVDWVADDFAGAVAVPPGESLRLTVMKLREEGVGKGEILGIVRGMKGKFDSIEQLTVGENFSPGRSKGFSIASIAVVKDLASLGEQSNLVNDQKDKAREFLDGVVVLDYTVPASVPASL